In a genomic window of Papilio machaon chromosome 4, ilPapMach1.1, whole genome shotgun sequence:
- the LOC106720131 gene encoding 7SK snRNA methylphosphate capping enzyme bin3 — translation MMENVEESVVKSENKNKIVNMENEAGDISDTEAPDTSEPSVCVSQAPVVDGVSCARENEALGPGGSKKPKKKSRGKKSHVAAKDNVEKGAIRRVHYPGTKFKQFRKRAQSFPSISKFFLPNKRPRKEAFIPPTKFLLGGNISDPLNLNSLQDEDINRAMNAVTPESSPLPTPPRHKAKIDVIIPPNIRDPLNLMDPVDNDEYEKRLEMQQRRPRKRARIRRRTTENMIPSIEVTEEKVENIKEPPPPEPSTSKSRKRSCSDSDNASQKGKEGKKLRRMDSLDKIVSPVVPQPGAWMRARPNQHPAQPERRTSPHRTKPKSDDKVAQTLPVFHSKNTRFQYGNYDRYYGYRHLNAMMDIRLQVFEMHRHLFQNKDVLDIGCNVGHISIAVGRTLGARSVVGIDIDPLLIGRARKNLKAFIPIPTEVPKIEEEKKLEGDVEEEKKVDCDQCKELKCDGCVSTEQKQDKSEDSKKSLTGRKIRKPRKNRKAVNKQDHGQCFFPMSMSVLFGPLDNTSEVAPPVFPYNITFKQGNYVPREDIIASGMESPQFDLILCLSTTKWMHLNWGDAGLKRAFRRMFADLRPGGKLVLEAQNWASYKKKKRLTPTIYENFNSIEMFPHKFREYLLSPEVGFSKCCVLGVPQHASKGFRRPIQLFVKGDFTPSKARWSDAHAPSSHHQPEAEPPRRTVYAPVAPAYRPSDDAPSCGAATPYSPNLDCSADDSPFYNPRSDTYAPSYQPPRPTVYATIPSPLGSASPAASPAASPAPHAPLAPHAPHASPAPHADQLSARGFPAPAPAPAPDRLHDD, via the exons ATGATGGAGAATGTTGAAGAAAGCGTAGTTAagagtgaaaataaaaataagattgttAATATGGAAAACGAGGCGGGAGACATTTCTGATACCGAAGCGCCGGATACAAGTGAACCATCTGTTTGCGTATCGCAGGCCCCAGTGGTTGATGGTGTGAGCTGCGCAAGAGAAAATGAAGCACTTGGCCCAGGAGGATCGAAGAAACCAAAGAAAAAATCTCGTGGCAAGAAGAGTCATGTCGCAGCAAAGGATAATGTTGAAAAGGGTGCTATAAGAAGAGTTCATTATCCGGGgactaaatttaaacaattcagGAAAAGGGCACAAAGTTTTCCTTCTATCTCAAAGTTTTTTCTTCCAAATAAAAGGCCGCGTAAAGAAGCTTTCATTCCACCTACGAAATTCTTACTTGGCGGAAATATTTCCGATCCGTTAAACTTAAATAGCCTGCAAGATGAAGACATAAACAGAGCAATGAATGCGGTTACTCCAGAATCATCACCCTTGCCAACACCACCCAGGCACAAAGCCAAAATAGACGTGATTATTCCTCCAAACATTCGAGatccattaaatttaatggatCCTGTGGACAATGATGAGTATGAGAAAAGGTTGGAGATGCAACAGAGAAGACCAAGGAAAAGGGCTAGAATTAGACGCCGAACCACTGAAAATATGATACCATCTATAGAGGTGACAGAGGAAAAAGTGGAGAATATAAAAGAACCCCCTCCTCCAGAGCCATCTACATCAAAGTCTAGAAAAAGATCATGCAGTGATAGTGATAATGCTTCACAGAAAGGGAAAGAGGGAAAAAAATTGAGGCGTATGGATTCTTTGGATAAAATAGTGAGCCCAGTAGTGCCCCAACCTGGAGCCTGGATGCGTGCTCGGCCAAACCAGCATCCTGCACAGCCGGAGCGCCGCACTTCGCCTCACCGCACTAAACCCAAAAGTGATGACAAAGTGGCTCAGACTTTACCAGTCTTTCATTCAAAAAATACGAGATTTCAGTATGGGAATTATGACAG gtatTATGGATACCGTCACTTGAACGCTATGATGGATATAAGGCTGCAGGTGTTTGAGATGCATAGACATTTGTTCCAGAATAAGGATGTGTTGGACATTGGATGTAATGTTGGTCACATATCTATAGCTGTTGGCCGCACACTTGGCGCTAGATCCGTTGTTGGCATTGATATAGACCCTCTCCTCATTG GAAGGGCTAGAAAGAATTTGAAAGCATTTATACCGATTCCAACAGAAGTGCCAAAGATTGAGGAAGAGAAGAAATTGGAAGGTGATGtggaagaagaaaaaaaggtTGATTGTGACCAATGCAAGGAACTGAAGTGTGATGGTTGTGTTTCCACTGAACAAAAACAGGATAAGAGTGAAGATAGTAAAAAGTCACTGACTGGCAGGAAAATCAGGAAGCCAAGGAAAAATAGAAAGGCAGTAAATAAGCAAGATCATGGTCAATGTTTCTTCCCCATGTCAATGTCGGTGTTGTTTGGACCACTTGATAATACATCAGAAGTTGCTCCTCCTGTATTTCcatataatataacatttaagcag gGAAACTATGTTCCCCGTGAGGACATAATAGCTTCAGGAATGGAGAGTCCACAGTTCGACTTGATTCTATGTCTGTCGACGACCAAGTGGATGCATCTGAACTGGGGAGACGCCGGTTTAAAGCGGGCCTTCCGGCGTATGTTTGCTGACCTTCGTCCTGGAGGGAAACTAGTGCTCGAAGCACAAAACTGGGCTAGTTATAAGAAGAAAAAGCGTCTAACg CCAACAATATACGAAAACTTCAATTCAATAGAGATGTTCCCCCACAAATTCCGCGAGTACCTGCTGTCGCCCGAGGTGGGGTTCAGCAAGTGTTGCGTGCTGGGGGTGCCGCAGCACGCGAGCAAGGGCTTCCGCCGGCCCATACAGCTGTTCGTGAAGGGCGACTTCACGCCTAGCAAGGCGCGCTGGTCGGACGCGCACGCGCCTTCCTCGCACCACCAGCCGGAGGCGGAGCCGCCGCGCCGCACCGTGTACGCGCCCGTCGCTCCCGCCTACCGGCCCAGCGACGACGCGCCCTCCTGCGGCGCCGCCACGCCCTACTCGCCCAACCTCGATTGCAGCGCCGACGACTCGCCCTTCTACAACCCGCGCAGCGATACGTACGCGCCCTCATATCAGCCGCCGCGGCCTACCGTGTACGCCACCATCCCGTCGCCGTTGGGCAGCGCCTCGCCCGCAGCCTCGCCGGCCGCATCGCCCGCACCCCACGCACCCCTCGCACCCCACGCGCCCCACGCCTCGCCCGCACCCCACGCCGACCAGCTGTCTGCGCGGGGCttccccgcccccgcccccgcccccgcccccgacCGCCTGCACGACGACTGA
- the LOC106720221 gene encoding protein claret segregational has translation MSKIPKLPISTKENRPTILNGRPTSRILAKTLSDADKKLLILNHTKPIGRNGVPTTLPAPRVKRAASVPVVAAGPSAKSNNKTNLNPKIPPYDYKARFQDLLEKHKVLKAEYSDLKEKHVETNEDYEKVKEALQSTNTEKDIIREKLLNTIKDLKERTSELQTLKIDYDITKHAYEELQNKIKILNEVANSLKQKSLEYDHLDKEYNDLSQRHKSLQEETDALQNILALMYKDQRILRNTVQDLKGNIRVYCRVRPPLESEKSKPLFSLNVLDACSIEVEKTELLSSAKKGKSQHSFTFDGIFTPHATQEDVFTQVSSMIQSALDGYNVCIFAYGQTGSGKTYTMEGSCGKENYGIIPRSIDMIFSCMEDLKRMGWELTVKANFLEIYNEVIYDLLDSNKEQDNHDIKMVNSKGTDVYVSNLKEEEVASAHDFIRLLMFAQRNRQTAATLNNERSSRSHSVAQIKIAAINETRKEKFTSNLNLVDLAGSESGKTTQRMDETKHINRSLSELSKVILSLQTHQSHIPYRNSKLTHLLMPSLGGNSKTLMLVNINQFDECFGETLNSLRFATKVNSCRTTKAKKNLTMVDNF, from the coding sequence atgtcaaaaattccaaaattgcCTATATCTACAAAAGAAAACAGACCCACCATTTTGAATGGCAGACCCACATCCAGAATTTTAGCGAAGACTCTAAGTGATGCagataaaaaacttttaattttaaatcatactaaACCTATTGGGAGAAATGGGGTGCCTACAACACTGCCAGCTCCCAGAGTGAAGAGAGCTGCTTCAGTGCCAGTTGTAGCTGCTGGACCTTCTgctaaaagtaataataagaCAAATCTAAACCCAAAGATTCCACCATACGATTACAAAGCCAGATTTCAAGATTTACTAGAAAAACATAAAGTTCTTAAGGCAGAATATAGTGATTTGAAAGAAAAGCATGTAGAGACAAATGAAGACtatgaaaaagtaaaagaagCTTTGCAAAGTACAAATACAGAAAAAGACATAATAAGAGAAAAATTGCTCAACACTATTAAAGATTTGAAAGAAAGAACCTCAGAACTACAAACTCTAAAAATTGATTATGATATTACAAAACATGCATATGAAgaacttcaaaataaaattaaaattttaaatgaagttgCAAATAGTCTAAAGCAAAAATCATTGGAATATGACCACTTGGACAAGGAATATAATGATTTATCTCAACGTCATAAAAGTTTGCAGGAAGAGACGGATGCATTACAGAATATACTAGCACTTATGTATAAGGACCAAAGAATCTTGAGAAATACTGTTCAAGATCTGAAAGGAAATATTCGAGTTTACTGCAGGGTACGGCCGCCTCTAGAATCAGAGAAATCGAAACCTCTGTTTAGCCTGAATGTATTAGATGCTTGTTCTATAGAAGTTGAGAAGACAGAGTTGTTAAGTTCAGCTAAAAAAGGCAAATCGCAACACTCTTTTACATTTGATGGCATTTTTACACCTCATGCTACTCAAGAAGATGTTTTTACGCAGGTGTCATCAATGATACAATCCGCTCTGGATGGTTacaatgtatgtatatttgcCTATGGCCAAACTGGTTCAGGTAAAACATACACAATGGAAGGAAGTTGCGGTAAGGAAAATTATGGAATCATACCTCGATCAATTGATATGATATTCAGCTGTATGGAAGATTTGAAGAGAATGGGCTGGGAATTAACTGTCAAAGCaaactttttagaaatatacaaTGAAGTCATCTATGACTTGCTGGATTCCAATAAAGAACAGGATAATCATGACATCAAAATGGTTAATTCTAAGGGCACTGATGTCTATGTGTCCAatttaaaagaagaagaagttgCAAGTGCTCACGATTTCATCAGGCTATTGATGTTTGCCCAACGTAACAGACAAACAGCTGCAACATTAAACAACGAACGAAGCTCCAGGTCCCACTCTGTTGCACAAATTAAGATAGCAGCTATCAATGAAACACGCAAAGAGAAATttacaagtaatttaaatttggttGATCTGGCTGGATCAGAGAGTGGTAAAACAACTCAGAGAATGGATGAAACCAAACATATAAACAGATCATTATCTGAACTCTCCAAAGTCATCCTTTCATTACAAACACATCAATCTCACATTCCATACAGAAACTCTAAATTAACCCACCTCCTGATGCCTAGTCTCGGCGGCAATTCTAAAACACTTATGTTGGTCAACATCAACCAATTTGATGAATGTTTCGGTGAGACTTTGAACTCCTTGCGGTTTGCTACCAAAGTAAACAGCTGCCGCACAACTAAAGCGAAGAAGAATCTGACAATGGTTgacaatttttaa